The Oncorhynchus tshawytscha isolate Ot180627B linkage group LG20, Otsh_v2.0, whole genome shotgun sequence genome has a window encoding:
- the LOC112219982 gene encoding GTP-binding protein Di-Ras2, whose amino-acid sequence MPEQSNDYRVVVFGAGGVGKSSLVLRFVKGTFRDSYIPTVEDTYRQVISCDKSICTLQITDTTGSHQFPAMQRLSISKGHAFILVYSVTSRQSLEELKPIYEQVCQIKGEVETCPIMLVGNKCDETSAREVETTDGDATSKKWKCAFMETSAKTNHNVKELFQELLNLEKRRTVSLQIDGKSKQQKRAEKLKGKCVVM is encoded by the coding sequence ATGCCAGAGCAGAGCAACGACTATCGCGTGGTGGTGTTCGGCGCCGGAGGTGTGGGGAAGAGCTCCCTGGTTCTCCGCTTCGTCAAGGGGACCTTCCGTGACAGCTACATCCCCACCGTGGAGGACACATACAGACAGGTGATTAGCTGCGACAAGAGCATCTGCACGCTCCAGATCACAGACACCACAGGCAGCCACCAGTTCCCCGCCATGCAGCGTCTGTCCATCTCCAAGGGCCACGCCTTCATCCTGGTCTACTCTGTCACCAGCCGTCAGTCTCTGGAGGAGCTCAAGCCCATCTATGAGCAGGTGTGTCAGATCAAGGGCGAAGTGGAGACGTGTCCCATCATGCTGGTGGGCAACAAGTGCGACGAGACGTCGGCGCGCGAGGTGGAGACCACGGATGGCGACGCCACGTCCAAGAAGTGGAAGTGCGCCTTCATGGAGACGTCGGCCAAGACCAACCACAACGTCAAGGAGCTCTTCCAGGAGCTGCTCAACCTGGAGAAACGCAGGACTGTCAGCCTCCAGATCGACGGCAAATCGAAGCAGCAGAAACGCGCTGAGAAGCTCAAGGGCAAGTGTGTGGTCATGTGA